In Bacteroidetes bacterium GWF2_43_63, a genomic segment contains:
- a CDS encoding adenylate kinase produces the protein MFNMVIFGPPGCGKGTQAARIVQNHGFLHISTGDLIRREISSGSAMGELYNKFISRGMLVPDQIILKELYRYALKHSNAIGIIFDGFPRTLYQAQMLDRIFDKRKMKIGLVVSIVVPEEELMNRVLERGKTSGRSDDNESIMNNRMMIYFSQTQPVIEYYRKTKRLVSVDGNQHIDSVAAAIDKTIRNHM, from the coding sequence ATGTTCAACATGGTGATTTTTGGCCCTCCGGGCTGCGGAAAAGGTACTCAGGCTGCCAGAATTGTGCAGAATCACGGTTTTTTGCATATTTCAACCGGCGACTTGATTCGTCGCGAAATCAGCTCTGGATCTGCCATGGGTGAACTCTACAACAAATTTATCAGTCGCGGCATGCTGGTGCCCGATCAGATTATACTCAAAGAATTATATCGCTATGCGCTTAAACACAGCAACGCGATAGGAATTATTTTCGACGGCTTTCCGCGAACGCTGTATCAGGCACAGATGCTAGACCGTATTTTTGATAAGAGAAAAATGAAAATTGGGCTGGTGGTCTCAATCGTTGTTCCGGAAGAAGAATTAATGAATCGTGTGCTCGAACGTGGAAAAACGTCGGGACGCAGCGATGACAATGAATCAATTATGAATAACCGCATGATGATTTATTTTAGTCAGACTCAGCCGGTTATTGAATACTATCGCAAAACAAAACGTTTGGTGTCGGTTGACGGTAATCAGCATATCGATTCGGTTGCTGCAGCTATCGACAAAACCATCCGAAACCACATGTAA
- a CDS encoding hypoxanthine phosphoribosyltransferase, which translates to MNSVTVHNRQFNLYLKNEEIISSIEKLAAKMNEDLKGKNPLFIVVLNGAFVFASELITRFNGDCDVTFVRLASYEGTSSSNSVRELMSLNEDVEDRTIVIIEDIIDTGLTMLMAKDKLKAAGAKDVFIATLLYKPKAFKHNYYIHYVGIEIPNDFIIGFGLDYDGKGRNLRDIYKIAE; encoded by the coding sequence ATGAATTCTGTTACCGTACACAATCGCCAGTTCAATCTGTATTTGAAAAATGAAGAGATCATTTCTTCCATCGAAAAACTGGCTGCAAAAATGAATGAGGACCTGAAAGGGAAAAATCCTTTGTTCATTGTTGTTCTGAATGGCGCATTTGTTTTTGCTTCTGAATTGATCACTCGCTTCAATGGTGATTGTGACGTTACGTTCGTTCGACTTGCCAGCTATGAAGGCACCTCGAGTTCAAATTCGGTACGTGAACTCATGAGCCTCAACGAAGATGTGGAAGACCGCACCATTGTTATTATTGAGGATATTATCGATACCGGACTCACCATGCTGATGGCCAAAGACAAACTCAAAGCGGCAGGTGCAAAGGATGTATTCATTGCAACATTGCTCTACAAGCCAAAGGCTTTCAAACACAACTATTATATTCACTATGTCGGCATTGAGATCCCCAACGATTTTATTATCGGTTTTGGTCTCGACTATGATGGTAAAGGCCGCAATCTGCGCGACATTTACAAAATTGCAGAATAA
- a CDS encoding 5-(carboxyamino)imidazole ribonucleotide mutase yields MEAKVSIIMGSMSDWPVMEKAAQFFEENMIPFEIHALSAHRTPEQVEAFAKGAAGKGIKVIIAAAGMAAHLPGVIASMTSAPVIGVPIKSSFDGLDALLAIVQMPPGIPVATVGVNGALNAAILAGQILSVADAELATRMITYKDNLKSKVIQANEELKQINFKFKTN; encoded by the coding sequence ATGGAAGCAAAAGTCAGCATTATAATGGGAAGTATGTCGGATTGGCCGGTTATGGAAAAAGCCGCGCAGTTTTTCGAAGAAAATATGATCCCATTTGAGATACATGCATTATCGGCCCACCGCACTCCAGAGCAAGTTGAAGCATTTGCAAAAGGAGCTGCCGGCAAGGGAATTAAAGTAATTATTGCAGCAGCAGGAATGGCCGCACATTTACCCGGAGTAATAGCGTCCATGACTTCAGCCCCGGTTATTGGCGTTCCCATTAAAAGTTCATTTGATGGACTTGATGCCCTTTTGGCAATTGTACAGATGCCTCCGGGAATTCCAGTTGCCACTGTTGGGGTCAATGGAGCTCTCAATGCAGCCATTCTGGCTGGTCAGATTCTTTCAGTCGCCGATGCTGAACTTGCCACAAGAATGATCACATACAAAGACAACCTTAAATCGAAAGTAATTCAGGCTAATGAAGAGCTTAAGCAAATAAACTTTAAGTTCAAGACAAATTAA
- a CDS encoding symporter has translation MFKNHPKGLLAAALANMGERFGFYTMMAILVLFLQAKFGLSGPNAGIIYSIFYFSIYILAFVGGLIADKTKNFKGTILVGLILMAIGYFLIAIPTETPVPQGSFVTLLAMTCFGLFVIAFGNGLFKGNLQALVGQMYDNEQYGKMRDSGFSLFYMFINVGAIFAPLAAVGVRNWWVSSHGFAYNSDLPGLCHSHLDQTISADGATKLVDLASKAGFTGTDMTTFANEYLNVFATGFHYAFAVAIGAMLISLVIYLTNKKKFPNPKTKQEIAAGVQAGEMDIKEVKQRLYALFAVFAVVIFFWFSFHQNGLTLTYFAKDYTDLSQININLGFTNLVGAELFQSINPFFVVFLTPVILAVFAALRARGKEPSTPKKIAIGMGIAASAYVLMAVGSMGVPTKEAITEMGGLPDAQRITPLLLIGTYFILTVAELFISPLGISFVSKVAPPKYQGMMQGLWLCATAIGNSLLFIGAILYENIPISMTWTVFIVACCISMGTMFFMLRWLERVSK, from the coding sequence ATGTTCAAAAATCATCCTAAAGGACTACTCGCAGCTGCATTGGCAAACATGGGCGAACGATTCGGGTTCTACACAATGATGGCCATTCTGGTTTTGTTTCTCCAGGCAAAGTTTGGACTCTCAGGACCTAATGCCGGAATCATTTACTCGATTTTTTACTTTTCCATTTACATTCTGGCTTTTGTTGGCGGTCTTATTGCCGATAAAACTAAAAACTTCAAGGGTACCATCCTCGTCGGACTTATTCTGATGGCGATTGGTTATTTCCTCATTGCCATTCCAACAGAGACCCCGGTTCCTCAGGGCTCTTTTGTTACGTTGCTTGCTATGACCTGTTTTGGTCTTTTTGTTATTGCTTTTGGTAATGGTTTGTTCAAAGGAAACCTGCAGGCACTGGTCGGACAGATGTACGATAATGAGCAGTATGGAAAAATGCGCGACTCTGGTTTTTCATTATTCTATATGTTCATCAATGTTGGGGCAATCTTTGCACCTCTGGCAGCGGTAGGAGTAAGAAACTGGTGGGTTAGTTCCCATGGTTTTGCCTATAACTCAGACCTTCCAGGCCTTTGCCACTCGCACCTTGATCAAACAATTTCAGCCGACGGAGCCACAAAGCTCGTTGACCTCGCTTCAAAAGCTGGTTTCACGGGTACAGACATGACTACCTTTGCCAATGAGTATTTGAATGTCTTCGCAACTGGTTTTCACTATGCTTTCGCTGTTGCTATTGGCGCTATGCTGATTTCGCTGGTCATTTATCTGACCAATAAAAAGAAATTCCCAAATCCGAAAACAAAGCAAGAAATTGCAGCCGGAGTTCAGGCTGGCGAAATGGATATCAAGGAAGTTAAACAACGCCTTTATGCACTATTTGCAGTATTTGCGGTTGTTATCTTCTTCTGGTTTTCGTTCCATCAGAACGGACTAACGCTGACCTATTTTGCCAAAGACTATACTGACCTGAGTCAGATAAACATCAATCTTGGCTTCACAAATTTAGTTGGGGCCGAGTTGTTTCAGTCAATCAATCCGTTCTTTGTCGTATTCCTTACTCCTGTAATTCTGGCTGTTTTTGCCGCTTTGCGCGCCAGAGGCAAAGAGCCTTCAACACCAAAGAAAATTGCCATCGGTATGGGTATTGCAGCATCTGCATATGTGCTAATGGCTGTTGGTTCGATGGGTGTTCCTACCAAAGAAGCTATCACTGAAATGGGTGGACTTCCCGATGCACAACGCATTACACCGTTGCTTCTGATTGGCACTTATTTTATTCTTACAGTGGCAGAGCTCTTCATTTCGCCATTGGGAATTTCATTCGTATCAAAAGTTGCCCCACCTAAATATCAGGGTATGATGCAGGGTCTTTGGCTTTGCGCAACTGCAATCGGTAATTCGCTCTTATTTATCGGTGCCATTTTATATGAGAACATTCCAATTTCTATGACATGGACCGTTTTCATCGTCGCATGCTGTATCTCAATGGGAACAATGTTCTTCATGCTGAGGTGGCTTGAACGGGTATCGAAATAA